Proteins co-encoded in one Montipora capricornis isolate CH-2021 chromosome 12, ASM3666992v2, whole genome shotgun sequence genomic window:
- the LOC138026261 gene encoding von Willebrand factor A domain-containing protein 5A-like: protein MASRFGLLQKQNGSQIPLESIKIQADLQGFTAQVVASMKYTNNEENPIEAIYIFPLDEQAAVCGFKATVDGRTIVAQVQGKEEARDTYDDALSSGQSAFLLEESDESSDIFQISVGNLPPKKEALVELRFVTELSVETEGGVVFVLPTVLNPRYSPADSAPSLSTQIPRVASVDSPYSFELDMKVKATSAIAEITSPTNVLVVEIDEIDKAKAKVSLEGAHNFSQDVVVHILTKEPFKPQAIVENGIKIKDREDKEGFMASPVVMLNLYPEFKNPESSEIGEFVFVIDRSGSMDGSRIKSARDTLLLFLKSLPDGCYFNVVGFGSSFTTLFKKSQLYDDENLKKATDLAQSLEADLGGTEILQPLQWVFSQPPVKGHPRQLFVLSDGGVGNTAEVLQLVKKHSSTTRCFTFGIGSGAPTELIKGMARAGKGTAEFVTDRDDPMQAKVIKALKRALQPVITDVSVTWDLPQGWVVQQIPSTLSPLFSGDRLVIYGLLKSSENASQDSESVVRLQGTLSQHERMEHLITFPTPTTSITTDTVEDPNSSAILHCLAAQKFIQVKQDDLSDTNGDKLEDSKSRIISVSKSANVASKFTSFVAVDKENHQPISGPLTIRRVPSLDVCYATSLKFLKCKEVRFSFFSFLSIRRSSIWRRSSKKMSRPIEQRTKSTRWASSSSVGTSQSTKSLAVVMTLISMQKASGAWDFTDELVSLCGINRATLVKSCPTEIAFGTTKGKLLWATALALVLLRGKFLDRKDEWEMIAEKAKKWLNKSLPAALKYDSIVQYAATATGV from the exons ATGGCTAGCAGATTTGGActactacaaaaacaaaatggctctCAAATTCCCTTGGAGAGCATCAAGATTCAAGCGGATCTTCAGGGTTTCACAGCACAAGTTGTGGCTTCTATGAAATACACCAACAACGAAGAGAATCCTATCGAAGCCATTTATATTTTTCCGCTTGATGAACAAGCAGCGGTGTGTGGATTTAAAGCTACAGTTGACGGTCGAACCATTGTGGCCCAAGTACAAGGGAAGGAAGAAGCTCGTGACACCTACGACGATGCTCTTAGCAGCGGTCAAAGCGCCTTTCTGCTGGAGGAAAGCGATGAAAGCTCGGATATTTTTCAGATAAGTGTTGGAAATTTACCACCCAAGAAAGAAGCTCTTGTAGAGCTTCGTTTTGTCACAGAACTGTCAGTAGAAACTGAAGGTGGAGTGGTGTTTGTGCTTCCAACAGTTCTGAACCCCAGATATTCCCCTGCCGACAGTGCACCAAGCCTTAGTACTCAAATTCCTCGAGTTGCCAGCGTTGATTCACCTTATTCTTTTGAGCTTGACATGAAAGTGAAAGCTACTTCTGCCATCGCGGAAATCACTTCCCCCACCAACGTTTTGGTTGTTGAAATCGATGAAATCGACAAGGCAAAAGCCAAAGTGTCTCTGGAAGGAGCACACAACTTCAGCCAAGATGTCGTGGTTCATATCTTGACAAAGGAACCCTTCAAACCACAAGCAATCGTCGAAAATGGCATCAAAATAAAAGATagagaagacaaagaaggaTTTATGGCAAGTCCAGttgtgatgctaaatctctatCCGGAATTTAAAAATCCTGAATCGTCTGAAATAGGCGAGTTCGTGTTTGTGATCGATCGCAGTGGAAGCATGGACGGAAGCCGAATCAAAAGTGCCAGAGATACGCTGCTTTTATTTCTTAAGAGCTTGCCCGATGGTTGTTATTTCAATGTGGTGGGATTTGGCAGCAGTTTCACAACCTTGTTTAAAAAGAGTCAGCTGTATGATGACGAAAATCTGAAGAAAGCAACTGACTTAGCCCAGTCGCTGGAGGCTGATCTTGGTGGAACAGAAATCCTGCAACCTCTACAGTGGGTGTTTTCCCAGCCACCAGTGAAAGGTCACCCAAGGCAGCTGTTCGTTTTAAGCGATGGTGGCGTTGGAAATACCGCTGAAGTGCTGCAATTGGTGAAAAAACATTCCAGTACGACCAG ATGCTTCACTTTTGGAATTGGCTCAGGAGCGCCCACTGAATTAATAAAAGGAATGGCCAGAGCAGGGAAGGGAACAGCTGAGTTTGTCACAGATCGTGATGATCCCATGCAGGCAAAG GTTATCAAGGCCTTAAAGAGAGCTCTTCAGCCTGTTATCACAGATGTGAGTGTGACCTGGGACTTACCACAAGGCTGGGTGGTGCAGCAGATCCCCTCCACTCTTTCTCCACTCTTCAGTGGCGACAGACTAGTGATTTATGGCCTTCTGAAGTCGTCTGAAAATGCGAGTCAAGATAGTGAATCCGTTGTGAGACTTCAAGGTACTTTGAGCCAGCACGAAAGAATGGAACATTTGATCACCTTTCCAACCCCAACCACATCGATAACCACTGATACCGTTGAGGATCCTAATTCAAGTGCCATCCTTCATTGCTTGGCAGCACAAAAGTTCATTCAAGTCAAACAAGATGACCTCAGTGATACGAATGGTGATAAACTGGAAGACAGCAAATCTCGTATAATCAGTGTGAGCAAGTCAGCAAATGTCGCGTCAAAGTTCACATCTTTTGTGGCTGTTGATAAAGAAAATCATCAGCCAATATCAGGTCCTTTGACTATACGGAGAGTTCCATCATTGGATGTTTGTTATGCGACTTCACTCAAGTTTCTCAAATGCAAGGAAGTGCGTTTCagtttcttctcttttctatcAATAAGAAGAAGTTCGATTTGGCGACGTTCCTCTAAAAAAATGTCACGGCCAATAGAACAGCGAACAAAAAGTACTCGTTGGGCTTCTTCTTCGTCAGTTGGTACTTCCCAGAGTACGAAATCTCTTGCAGTAGTTATGACATTGATATCTATGCAGAAAGCCTCGGGTGCATGGGACTTCACAGACGAACTGGTGTCACTGTGCGGCATAAACAGGGCTACTTTGGTCAAGAGCTGTCCTACTGAGATTGCATTTGGTACAACTAAAGGAAAGCTGTTGTGGGCCACTGCCCTAGCTTTGGTGCTACTTAGGGGGAAGTTCTTGGATCGGAAGGATGAATGGGAAATGATTGCTGAAAAGGCAAAAAAGTGGTTGAACAAGAGTCTTCCTGCTGCTTTGAAGTACGACAGCATTGTTCAATACGCAGCAACTGCGACTGGAGTGTAG